The sequence below is a genomic window from Flavobacterium sediminilitoris.
ATAAGTGGTTTTCTCTCTTTATATAATGACTAAATTAATAAACAGCCGTTTCTAAAACTGGCTTATAACGTCTAGGCTTCTCTCCTAACAACACCTTACTTAACTGAGTTGTTATAGCTCCATCAACTAATAAATCTAGCCAATAAAACTCACCTGCTGAATTAATCTCTAAGAAATAATGTTGACCATCAGGCGTTACAATAATATCTATCGCACCGTAATTTATTTGATAAACATCCATCAACTCTAACAATTTATTTTCAATATCTGATGGTAATTCATAAGGAACCCAATCATTCAACAATGTAGTTCCTTCTCTTCTCCAATCTACTTTTGCATTTGATAATTTTTGAGAGTCTACTGCAAAGGCAAAAACTTCATCTCCTACAATAGTAATTCTTAACTCAACTGCTTTTTCTAATTTCTCCTGAAATTGCATTGGACAATATTGAAGAGTATCTATTGATTCTAAATCTTCTTCTTTAATTATATTTGTAAAAACAACATTCTCTAAACCATCTTGATAAATAGCAAAAGAACTTTGCATCTTAGCAATAGCTCCATTTGGATGTGCTTTCACAAATCTTTTAGCTTCTTCTGGACTATTTGTTATACATGTTTCAGGAACAAGCAGACCTAAAGATGAAGCTATTTTCATTTGTTCTTCTTTACTATCTAATCGTCTATAAGAGCTATATTTTCCTATTTGGAAACAATTCAAGCTTTCTAGCATACCATACAACGTAACCCGAACTTCCCCATGAACACTACTTAAATATTCTCCTTCAAGAATAGAGTTTAATCCTTGAGCTAAATGATGACTTCTTCTATACCACAAAGCTTCAATATCATGTATAGATTCTCTATGTCCTTCATAATCTAAAAAAACTTTCCATTGTTTATCCTCATAACAAGAACTTAATGAATATTTAGTAGGATACTCGTCTACATTAAAGCGAATAGGATATCCTCCCATCTCTTTAATCTTATTAGAAATAACGGTTATGCATTCATTATCCCTAGTATGGGTAATAATCAATACTTTTTTCATATATCTTAAATTAAAAAATTATCAAATTTTATTAGAAAACAGAATTCCCATAAATAAAAAAAATCACACTTTCTTATTTTATGTATTTCTATTATTTTTTCTATTCACTAGTTTTTCGGCAATTGTTTCACCTATAGGATAACCTAAGTCTCTTTGAAGCATTCCCCATTCTCCTTGTGGATTTACTTCTAAAAAAACATATTGTCCATCTTTTTGTCTAATCATATCTATTGCTCCAAAAAACAATCCCATGCTTTTCATCATCTCAGTAATTGAAGAGCAAACATTTTTTGGTAGCTCATAAACATCCCAACCTACATTTTTTTCTTTTGTTGCTCGCCAATCTATCTTACCTGTTTCCGACAATGTTGCATTTATTTTACCCACAAAAAAATCACCATCAATATAAATTATTCTTAATTCATATTGTTTTTCAATCTTTTTTTGGAAAATCATTGGACAATATTCTAAACTATTTTTTAATTGTTGCAAATGATCTTCAACAAGAAGTGTTGTTGGAAAAAAAGAAGTATTTCCTTTCATACTTCTAGACAATGAACCATGTAATTTAGCAATAACTTGCTTATCACATACATCATAAAAAAAATGCTTAACTACCTCCTCATTGTTAGTAAAAACACTTTCTGGAATAGTAAGTCCTGCTTTTTGAGCTAATCTTAATTGCTCAAATTTATTTTCACCTATACTATGGTCTATATCTATTGGATTAATCCAAACTTTATCTTTTAAAGATTCAAAAAACAATCTTCTCATAGTATTATATTCCTGTAGATATATTGATTGATATGTTTTATCTAAATCTTCAGGAATAGTAATTCCCCACAATTTTCTATACCAAACCGCTTCAATAGAATCTGAAGTAAAACGATTTGTCCCATCAATTATTTCTAATACTGGCTTACCTGATGTGTTTCTATAAGACATCGACAATTTACTAGAAAAATCATCTGAGTTTAATCTGTAAACACTTTCACCTAATTCTTTTAATCGTTTTATTACAATATCAATTGTATAGTAATCTTTACTATGACTTATACATAAAATCATAATAATTTATTTAGAATCAGAAAAATTTGCATATTATTTATTGTTTGTTTTTAATAAATTAAAAAAACAAAGAGTAACGGTTTAACCGTTACTCTTATAATTTTTAAAGTAAATCAACTGGTCCACCATCATCAGAATCTGAAGGGTGCTTCATTGTATGAACTTGGTCTGATAATGGAGTAGTAGTATCATCATCAGAATCTGAAGGATATTTTAAAGTATGAGCTACATCTTCTAAAATAGAAGTAACTTTTGCTCCACCTTGTACTTCATTTGACTCTTCTTTAGTCAATTGGCTTTCTAAAAAATTTGCGAAAAATGGCTTTTTCAAATTTTGATTCTTCATGTTTTTGTTTTTTAAAGTTAATTTTAATTTTTAGTTTATTTGCAAATAACTGATGTCGAATTTAGTATTTTTTTACGGAAAAAACTCACAATAAAATCATAATAAAACGTTAAAATAAAAAATAAAATTTATATAACTCTATAAAAAAAAGAGTTTTACATATTTTTTGCGTTATTTTTCTAGAACAAATGCAGTATAAAAACAAAAAAAACCGCCTAAAAGGCGGTTTAACGAATTTAGTATAATAAATTTATTTTACATCCATTAATTCAACATCAAACACTAAAGTTGCATCTGGTGGAATAACTCCTCCTGCTCCACGTGAACCATATCCTAAATATGATGGAATAACAAAACGTGCTTTATCTCCTACTTTTAACAAAGCAATACCTTCGTCCCAACCTTCAATAACTTGTCCAACTCCTAATTGAAAATCAATAGGTTGTTTTCTTTTATATGAAGAATCAAAAACTTGTCCATTTTCTAATGCACCTTGATAGTGAACAGATACTTTTTTTCCTTTCTCTGCTTGAGTACCATTTCCTTTTTGAATAATTTGATAACGTAATCCACTTTCAGTTTTTTGAAAACCTGCTGCTAATTTCTCTAATGCTTCTTCAGCCAACCTTTTTTGATCAGCCAACCTTTTTTCTCTAGATCCTTCAAAAGTTCTAAATGCTTCAATTGCATTCCAGTTTTTAGCTTCATCACCAACTCTAACAATCTCTATAGATTCAATCACATCATTTTGAGCAACAGCATCAACTACATCTTGTCCTTCAACAACATGTCCAAAAACAGTATGTTTACCATCTAACCATCCTGTTTCAACGTGTGTAATAAAAAATTGAGATCCATTTGTACCAGGACCTGCATTTGCCATTGACAACACACCTGGTCTATCGTGCTTTAATTCTGGATGAAACTCATCATCAAATTTATACCCTGCATCTCCTGTTCCTGTTCCTAATGGACAACCTCCTTGAATCATAAAATCAGGAATTACACGGTGAAATTTCAATCCGTTGTAATATGGTGTTCCCATTGATTTTGCTTTATTCTCTAACTGTCCTTCTGCTAGTCCTACAAAATTACCTACAGTTCCTGGGGTTTTATCATGTGTTAGCTTTACTAAAATACTCCCTTTTGGAGTATTAAACTTTGCGTAAATTCCGTCTTGCATTTTATTGAATTTAAATTATATGTCACAAAATTAGTGATTTTATTAGAGAAAAAAAATTACCCTAAAACTTATAAATTGAATACATTTTTAAAAGTATTTTATTCTTTATTTTAAAACCAGATAAACTTCAATTTTTAAATCGCATATCCTTTTCAATCATAAAATTATTTTAAAATTAAACTACAATCCGATCTATTAACTGCTAAATACTTAATTTTACCCCAAATAAAATTACTAAAATGGGAAAATTAAAAGGAAAAAAAGCAATTATAACTGGAGGAAGTAGAGGCTTAGGAAAAGCAACTGCTATTGCTTTTGCAAAAGAAGGGATAGATGTTGCCATCACAGGACGACATGAACAAACATTATTAGAAACTGTTTCAGAATTAAAAGCTCTAGGTGTAAATGCAACCTATGCAATATTTGATGTAAGTAATTATGAAGAGGTTAAAAATGGAATTAAAAAAATTATTAGCGTTCTTGGTTCTGTAGATATTCTAGTTAATAATGCAGGAATTGCCGCTTTTGGATCATTTAATGACATGGAAGTAAGTAAATGGAACGAAATCATACAGACTAATGTTATGGGAATGTATTATGTAACCAAAGAAGTACTTCCTTTTTTAATTGAAAAAAACCAAGGAGACATTATTAATATTTCTTCAACTGCTGGTTTAAGTGGAAACCCTAACACATCTGCTTATTCTGCTTCAAAATTTGCAGTTATAGGCATGTCTGAATCATTAATGAAAGAAGTACGCAAAAATAACATTAGAGTTTGCACATTAACACCAAGTACTATTGCTTCAGATATGTCAATTGAACTAGGAATTGCGAGTAAAGATTCTACAGAGACTGTTTTACAACCTGACGATTTTGCTGAACTAATTGTAACAAGTTTACAATTACCTAGAAGAGCCATGTTAAAAAGCGCATCATTATGGTCAACTAATCCATAGTTTTAAGACAAAATTTTCAATAAAAACAGATGACTAAAAACATATCTTTGGTTATCTGTTTTTTTTTGTAAATTGAAAAATCATTTAAGACCTTAATATAAACACAGATGAAAGTTGAAAATTACATTGAAATCAATAAAAAAACATGGAATAATAAAGTTCCTTTTCATATTGATTCTCAATTTTACGATATGGAAAATTTTCTAAAAGGTAAAAACTCTCTTCCAGAAATAGACATAACACTACTTGAAAATATCAAAGGAAAAAATATTTTGCATTTACAATGCCATTTTGGTCAAGATTCTCTTTCTTTAACTAGACTAGGAGCCAAAGTTACAGGAATAGATTTATCAGACAAAGCTATTGAAAAAGCAAGAGAATTAAATAACCAATTAAGATTAGATGCTTCTTTTATTTGTTGTGATGTTTATGAAACTTTAAAACATTTAAAAGAGAAATTTGATATCGTTTATACCAGTTATGGAACAATTGGTTGGCTACCTGATTTAGATAAATGGGCAGAAGTTATTTCTGGAGCTTTGAAACCCAATGGAAAATTTGTTTTTGTAGAATTTCATCCCGTTTTGTGGATGTTTGATGACAATTTTACCAAAATTCAGTACCATTATCACAATGAGCAACCTATAATTGAAGAATACACTGGAACATATGCCAACAAAAAAGCTGAAATTACCACCAATTATATAGGTTGGAATCATTCTCTTTCAGAAGTATTTCAAGCCTTATTAAAAAATGGTTTACAAATAGAACATTTTAATGAATATGATTATTCCAATTACGATTGTTTCAACGAAACAGTTGAGTTTGAACCTAGAAAATTCAGAATAAAACATTTAGAAAATAGAATCCCAATGATGTATAGTTTAAAATGCTCTAAAAAATAATTTCATAAAAAAAGCGATTAATTATCGTAAAACAATAATTATTTATATATTTACAGTAATAATTTATTCGTTTTATGAAAACTACTAGAATCATTTCTGCATTTTTATTCTACTTAGTAAGAATAATTTCACTTTTTTATTTTGCAACTACTCTTTACATTATTATTGTAACTAGCTTAAAAACAACTGCTTTAAGGATATTAGAAAACAATCGTTTTGCTGTATGCTATCCATTTACTAATAAGAATTTTATTTTAGGTAGCGAATATAATCTTGCTTACATCATTGAAATGGTTGTCACACTAGCTTTTTACAGTCTGTTTTTCTTTGGTTTAAGTAATGTTTTT
It includes:
- a CDS encoding MvdC/MvdD family ATP grasp protein, which codes for MKKVLIITHTRDNECITVISNKIKEMGGYPIRFNVDEYPTKYSLSSCYEDKQWKVFLDYEGHRESIHDIEALWYRRSHHLAQGLNSILEGEYLSSVHGEVRVTLYGMLESLNCFQIGKYSSYRRLDSKEEQMKIASSLGLLVPETCITNSPEEAKRFVKAHPNGAIAKMQSSFAIYQDGLENVVFTNIIKEEDLESIDTLQYCPMQFQEKLEKAVELRITIVGDEVFAFAVDSQKLSNAKVDWRREGTTLLNDWVPYELPSDIENKLLELMDVYQINYGAIDIIVTPDGQHYFLEINSAGEFYWLDLLVDGAITTQLSKVLLGEKPRRYKPVLETAVY
- a CDS encoding MvdC/MvdD family ATP grasp protein encodes the protein MILCISHSKDYYTIDIVIKRLKELGESVYRLNSDDFSSKLSMSYRNTSGKPVLEIIDGTNRFTSDSIEAVWYRKLWGITIPEDLDKTYQSIYLQEYNTMRRLFFESLKDKVWINPIDIDHSIGENKFEQLRLAQKAGLTIPESVFTNNEEVVKHFFYDVCDKQVIAKLHGSLSRSMKGNTSFFPTTLLVEDHLQQLKNSLEYCPMIFQKKIEKQYELRIIYIDGDFFVGKINATLSETGKIDWRATKEKNVGWDVYELPKNVCSSITEMMKSMGLFFGAIDMIRQKDGQYVFLEVNPQGEWGMLQRDLGYPIGETIAEKLVNRKNNRNT
- a CDS encoding microviridin/marinostatin family tricyclic proteinase inhibitor, with the translated sequence MKNQNLKKPFFANFLESQLTKEESNEVQGGAKVTSILEDVAHTLKYPSDSDDDTTTPLSDQVHTMKHPSDSDDGGPVDLL
- a CDS encoding peptidylprolyl isomerase — translated: MQDGIYAKFNTPKGSILVKLTHDKTPGTVGNFVGLAEGQLENKAKSMGTPYYNGLKFHRVIPDFMIQGGCPLGTGTGDAGYKFDDEFHPELKHDRPGVLSMANAGPGTNGSQFFITHVETGWLDGKHTVFGHVVEGQDVVDAVAQNDVIESIEIVRVGDEAKNWNAIEAFRTFEGSREKRLADQKRLAEEALEKLAAGFQKTESGLRYQIIQKGNGTQAEKGKKVSVHYQGALENGQVFDSSYKRKQPIDFQLGVGQVIEGWDEGIALLKVGDKARFVIPSYLGYGSRGAGGVIPPDATLVFDVELMDVK
- a CDS encoding 3-ketoacyl-ACP reductase, with the translated sequence MGKLKGKKAIITGGSRGLGKATAIAFAKEGIDVAITGRHEQTLLETVSELKALGVNATYAIFDVSNYEEVKNGIKKIISVLGSVDILVNNAGIAAFGSFNDMEVSKWNEIIQTNVMGMYYVTKEVLPFLIEKNQGDIINISSTAGLSGNPNTSAYSASKFAVIGMSESLMKEVRKNNIRVCTLTPSTIASDMSIELGIASKDSTETVLQPDDFAELIVTSLQLPRRAMLKSASLWSTNP
- a CDS encoding class I SAM-dependent methyltransferase codes for the protein MKVENYIEINKKTWNNKVPFHIDSQFYDMENFLKGKNSLPEIDITLLENIKGKNILHLQCHFGQDSLSLTRLGAKVTGIDLSDKAIEKARELNNQLRLDASFICCDVYETLKHLKEKFDIVYTSYGTIGWLPDLDKWAEVISGALKPNGKFVFVEFHPVLWMFDDNFTKIQYHYHNEQPIIEEYTGTYANKKAEITTNYIGWNHSLSEVFQALLKNGLQIEHFNEYDYSNYDCFNETVEFEPRKFRIKHLENRIPMMYSLKCSKK
- a CDS encoding DUF2975 domain-containing protein — translated: MKTTRIISAFLFYLVRIISLFYFATTLYIIIVTSLKTTALRILENNRFAVCYPFTNKNFILGSEYNLAYIIEMVVTLAFYSLFFFGLSNVFKAFKQTKLFTCKGVFHLKAFYITNLLIAPIVFGIISIQPKEDFPYLAMIVAHAIIGIFAFFIAAIFQQGVNLQTDQDLII